In the genome of Pseudomonadota bacterium, one region contains:
- a CDS encoding acyl-CoA thioesterase, translating to MTEFKFLIPLKVRIDDLNYGNHVGYQMHFVYFQQARVAYLNQFGFSEFDISGYGMIISEANCKYKKELFFGDDIIIGCKVSELKSKMFIMDYLITKADQVCAFGFTYNMCFEFNNKKVVKLPQEFIDKIKKFESIDY from the coding sequence ATGACAGAATTTAAATTTTTAATTCCTCTTAAAGTACGTATAGACGATCTGAATTATGGCAATCATGTCGGTTACCAGATGCATTTTGTATATTTCCAACAAGCAAGAGTCGCTTATCTAAATCAGTTCGGTTTTTCAGAATTTGATATAAGCGGTTATGGGATGATCATATCCGAGGCAAATTGCAAATACAAAAAGGAACTGTTTTTCGGAGATGATATTATCATAGGATGTAAAGTAAGCGAATTGAAATCAAAGATGTTTATAATGGATTATCTGATTACAAAAGCAGATCAAGTTTGTGCCTTTGGTTTTACCTATAACATGTGTTTTGAATTTAATAACAAGAAAGTTGTCAAACTGCCGCAGGAATTTATAGATAAAATA